One Desulfovibrio fairfieldensis genomic window carries:
- a CDS encoding IscA/HesB family protein yields MLELTDTARKELEAYFADKKKETIRIYSVSGUGGPRLALALDESNDQDQSEEQGGFTFCINKDLLAQVQGVKIDLTYMGFAVEPTVPLATADGGSACGSCSSGCGSH; encoded by the coding sequence ATGCTCGAATTAACGGATACCGCCCGCAAAGAGCTTGAAGCGTACTTTGCGGATAAGAAAAAGGAAACGATCCGGATCTACTCAGTCAGCGGCTGAGGCGGGCCGCGGCTCGCGTTGGCTCTGGATGAGTCAAATGATCAGGATCAGTCTGAGGAACAAGGCGGCTTTACCTTCTGCATCAACAAAGACCTGCTGGCCCAGGTGCAGGGGGTCAAAATTGACCTGACCTATATGGGCTTTGCGGTGGAACCCACGGTGCCCCTGGCCACCGCTGACGGCGGCAGCGCCTGCGGTTCCTGCTCCAGCGGCTGCGGCAGCCATTAA
- a CDS encoding IscA/HesB family protein — MLELTDSARKELESYFADKEKSDIRIYLAPGGCCGPQLMLALDAATDEDQSEEQAGFTFCLNKDLLARIQGVKIDVSQMGFTVEPTVPLPETGGGCGGCSGGCGSH, encoded by the coding sequence ATGCTCGAATTGACCGACAGTGCCCGTAAAGAGCTTGAAAGCTATTTTGCGGACAAGGAAAAAAGCGATATCAGGATTTATCTGGCCCCCGGCGGCTGCTGCGGCCCCCAGCTCATGCTGGCCCTGGACGCCGCCACAGACGAGGACCAGAGCGAGGAACAGGCCGGCTTTACCTTCTGCCTCAACAAGGATCTGCTGGCCCGGATACAAGGCGTCAAAATTGATGTGAGCCAGATGGGCTTCACCGTGGAACCCACGGTGCCGCTGCCGGAAACCGGCGGCGGATGCGGCGGCTGCTCCGGCGGCTGCGGTTCGCATTAG